Proteins co-encoded in one Callospermophilus lateralis isolate mCalLat2 chromosome 2, mCalLat2.hap1, whole genome shotgun sequence genomic window:
- the Spaar gene encoding small regulatory polypeptide of amino acid response, with the protein MESAVIGVVAVLFVFTVAITCILCCFSYDSKTQDPQGGPGHSFTVATFRQEASLFSGPQAQSMPSTRDFWTVI; encoded by the coding sequence ATGGAGTCAGCAGTGATTGGGGTGGTGGCGGTACTGTTTGTGTTCACAGTGGCCATCACTTGTATCCTCTGCTGCTTCAGCTATGACTCAAAGACTCAGGATCCTCAGGGAGGCCCTGGCCACAGCTTCACAGTGGCCACATTTCGCCAGGAGGCTTCTCTCTTCTCAGGTCCCCAAGCCCAGTCAATGCCGAGTACCCGGGACTTCTGGACTGTCATTTGA
- the Hrct1 gene encoding histidine-rich carboxyl terminus protein 1: protein MLGLLESTAPVGWIIGAAVSVLLLLLLLAICLFHEPQDHDMERNLPVGGERRVRRARRAQRWLFQGRGPLGNIHHHHHHHHHPGHVNQGPRVGLHHHNHHHQLHLQHHHLHHSPHHFHHAHRGCR, encoded by the coding sequence ATGCTCGGCCTCCTGGAGAGCACGGCCCCTGTGGGTTGGATCATAGGTGCTGCTGTGTCtgttctgctgctgctgctgctactggcCATCTGCCTTTTCCACGAACCACAGGACCATGACATGGAGAGGAACCTTCCAGTTGGAGGAGAACGCCGAGTCAGGAGAGCCCGGCGAGCCCAGCGTTGGCTCTTCCAGGGCCGGGGCCCTCTGGGAAacattcatcatcatcatcatcatcaccaccaccctgGCCATGTGAATCAGGGGCCCCGTGTGGGCCTCCATCaccacaaccaccaccaccagctCCACCTCCAGCACCATCACCTGCACCACTCTCCTCACCACTTCCACCATGCCCACAGAGGCTGCCGCTGA